From one Rhopalosiphum padi isolate XX-2018 chromosome 2, ASM2088224v1, whole genome shotgun sequence genomic stretch:
- the LOC132922998 gene encoding zinc finger MYM-type protein 1-like: MYESLIFNISVENSTGENLCDVLLNILRELNIPLSNMRGQGYDNGANMKGVHSGVQRHIRNINPRAFFVPCSAHSLNLVVNDAAKSSKEAVAFFDIIQKVFNFFSASTIRWQILLKHVKELTLKPLSQTRWESRIDALKPFRNYIGEIYDALFEISENINLDPMVKHEAECLCNLIKTFKFICSVVIWYNILNHINPVSKLMQKPNFDISLALGILETLLKHLNELRSEEYFEKMIIDSTALATEMGVESVFENSRGRVKPRRTQLLKHCKDLQILLTDGDSTDINGIEMAHELKSVSAMVDDNLTPYELLTFVINAGDFAPNLSIALRILITLPVSVATGERSFSKLKLIKTYLRSTMKNERLCGLAMISIEHEVGQELTEKKLVDDFAKLKARKHL, translated from the exons atgtatgagagtctcatttttaatatttcagttgAAAATAGTACTGGAGAAAATCTATGCGatgtacttttaaatatattacgtgAGCTGAATATACCTTTGAGTAATATGCGAGGACAAGGATATGACAATGGAGCCAATATGAAAGGTGTGCACTCCGGAGTCCAACGGCACATTCGAAATATTAATCCACGTGCATTTTTTGTTCCTTGTAGTGCGCATTCCTTAAATCTTGTTGTAAATGATGCCGCAAAATCTTCAAAAGAAGCTGTAGcgttttttgatataattcaaaaagtattcaactTTTTTTCTGCCTCAACTATTCGTTGGCAAATTCTTTTAAAACATGTTAAAGAACTAACACTCAAACCATTAAGTCAAACCCGGTGGGAAAGTCGAATAGACGCACTTAAACCGTTTCGAAATTACATAGGTGAAATTTATGATGCTTTGTTTGAAAtatcagaaaatataaatttagatcCGATGGTAAAACATGAAGCTGAATGTTTATGTAatcttattaaaacatttaaatttatttgttctgTTGTCATTTGGTACAACATACTTAATCATATAAATCCAGTTAGTAAATTAATGCAAAAACCAAATTTTGACATATCTTTAGCTTTGGGCATTTTAGAAActttattgaaacatttaaatgaaCTGAGATCTGAAGAATATTTTGAGAAAATGATTATAGATTCAACAGCACTTGCGACGGAAATGGGAGTAGAGTCTGTTTTTGAGAACTCACGGGGTAGAGTTAAACCACGACGTACTC AACTATTAAAACATTGCAAAGACTTACAAATTCTTCTTACCGATGGTGATTCAACAGATATCAATGGAATTGAAATGGCCCATGAATTAAAGTCAGTATCAGCTATGGTTGATGATAACTTAACACCTTATGAACTCTTAACATTTGTGATAAATGCAGGTGACTTTGCACCAAACCTATCCATTGCCTTACGAATTTTGATAACATTACCAGTATCAGTGGCAACTGGTGAAAGAAGTTTTTCGAAATTGAAACTTATCAAAACATACTTACGCTCAACAATGAAAAACGAACGACTTTGTGGTCTAGCCATGATCTCAATTGAACACGAAGTTGGTCAAGAATTAACAGAGAAAAAGTTAGTCGACGATTTTGCTAAGTTAAAAGcaagaaaacatttataa